The genomic interval CGCTACCACGGACACTCGCTCAAGCAGATCGACCTGCGTAGCCAGGCGGGCGTGCAGGTATTGCTGATCCGGTCGCCGGAGGGCGGGGTACGGGTGCCGGGGCCGGATGATGTCCTGCAGCCGGGTGACCGCCTCGTCTGTGCCGGACCGAGGGAATCGATCGAAGCCCTCGACTAGCAGGTTGCGGAAGAACTCCGGACCGAGCCGGGTGCGTGGATTTTCGGCCCAATCGAGGCGCGGAAGCGCAGCTGGGGCAGGCCCCAGCAAGCTTTCGCAACGAAGAGTGGGCCGAAAAGACGCGTACCCGGCGACGGGAGGGGTTTTTCCGTAGCCTGCCAGGAGAGGACGACGAGCATGATCCATCAGATCCGCGGCCTGGTGATGCCCATTCTTACCGCCTTGTTGATCGGCTGTGTCGCCATCGGTTGGGGCCTGGACGTCTTCGCGGCTCGCGTCGCAACAGCTCCCGTGGCAGTACTCGTCCTGCTCGGCCTTCACGATCTCGTCCAGCACAAGCACAGCATCCTGCGGAATTTTCCCGTGCTAGGCCATCTTCGGTTCCTGCTCGAAGACGTTGGGCCCGAACTTCGTCAATACGTCGTCGAACACAACACGGAGGGCCGGCCCTTCAATCGGGACCAACGCTCGCTCGTCTACCAGCGTTCCAAGGGATTGTTGGACAAGAAGCCCTTCGGTACCGAGCTCGATGTCTACTTGCCGGGCCACCACTGGCTGACCCATTCCCTCGAAACGAAGCCATCGCTGGCGGATCCAGCTCGCAAGCTACGGATCGATGTGGGTGGCCCGGATTGCTCCCAACCCTACTCGTCCTCGTTCTTCAACATCTCCGCGATGAGCTTCGGTTCTCTCTCAGCATCTGCAATTCAGGCGCTGAACGAGGGGGCAAGACGCGGCGGCTTCGCTCACAACACCGGTGAGGGCGGCATCAGCCGCCACCACCAGAAACCGGGTGGTGATCTGATCTGGCAGGTGGGTACGGGCTACTTCGGTTGCCGCAATGCTGACGGTGGCTTCGACCCGGACCGTTTTCGCCAGGAAGCCTCCCACGAACGCGTGCGCATGATCGAGTTGAAGCTCTCCCAGGGGGCAAAGCCGGGCCACGGCGGCATCCTGCCGGGCGAGAAGGTCACACCGGAGATCGCGGAAGCACGCGGGGTCGAGTTGGGGACGGATTGCATCTCCCCTCCGAGGCATCCTACGTTCGACGGACCGACGGGTCTGCTCGAGTTCCTCAGCGAGCTGCGCATCCTGGCCGGCGGCAAACCCGTGGGCTTCAAGCTCGCCATCGGGCGGCCAATCGAGTTCGTGAGCATCTGTCGCGCCATCCACGAAACCGGCCTGGTGCCAGACTTCATCACCGTCGATGGCGGAGAAGGCGGCACGGGCGCTGCACCCATCGAGTTCTCGGATCGCATGGGCATGCCACTCCTCGAGGCCATCGTGTTGGTGAACAACGCGCTGGTCGGCATCGGCGTGCGAGAAAAGATCCGCGTATTCGCCTCGGGCAAGCGCGTCACCTCGATCGCCCTGGCCCACGCAGCTGCGCTCGGTGCAGATGCCGTGAACTCTGCCCGCGGGTTCATGTTGGCGCTCGGTTGCATCCAGGCACAGCGTTGCCATACCAACCGCTGCCCCGTCGGTGTCGCCACCCAGGATCGGCGGCTAGCCCACGCCCTTCATGTCGACGACAAGGCCAAGCGCGTCGAACGCTTCCACGCCACCACGCTCGAGGCCCTGGCCGAAGTCGTCGGAGCCGCGGGCCTATCCCATCCTTCCGAGCTGTCCCCGGCGGATATCTACCAACGGGTGAGCCCCTGGGAAATCCGGCCGCTCTCGGCCCTCTACCCCGTCCTATCGCCGGGAGCCCTCATCGACGGTACGGCCCAAGGCTTTCTTCGAGAGGCCTGGAACGCGTCGAGTGCCTCGTCGTTCCGGTAGACGTCGCTAGAGGATCTCGTCGATCAGCAATTCGATTCCCTCGGCGCCGGGGGCGAAGCTTCCCTCCGCTTCGCCCTGGAGATCACCGGGGTTGCGGGTCATGGCATTGCCATCCGCGTCGATCCGTACGGTGAGCCTGAACGGGCCCGCAAAAGGCATCGTCTCGATCATGCGATCGTCTGGGCCCAGCGCGAACTCGAGGGGAAAGCTCGGGTCGGGAATGCGCTTCACCGCGGTGGGCGGGCCTCCGGGGCCCGTTCGAGCGATCAAGAAGAGCACGGCACCCGGCGGAACCCGGTTCTCGAACTCGTCTTCCAGACGGATCATTCCTCGCAGCGGCTCGGCATTCGGGGTTGGGGCCGCGGCAGAGGCTGTCGGGGGCATCACAGGAGCACCCTCCTCCGCGCGCTCGGCACCTTCGGGGAAGATCCGCGAGAGGTCGGGTTCCTCGATCTGCTCGCCCGGGTCATAGGGCTCGACGTTTCGATGGCAGCCGAGAGCCAGAGAGAGCCCCAGGACGAGAGCGATCAGACGCATGGGGCGGAAGCTAGCGAACCCCTGGGGCACGGATTCGACGACCGGACGACGGAAGCTGCTACGTTCGAGGAGGAGCCTGGGGGTGGCCTGCAAGGCGGGCCTGAGAAGAAACCCTTGGAACCTGATCTCGTTCGCGCGAGCGTAGGGAAGGCTCGGGTACCGCATCGGTTCTCCGGCCACCTTCCCAAGGAACCTTCCGAGAAAGAACGGAAGACAAGGAAGAGGAGCGTCGTCATGATCGGTTTCCCGCAGCGCCCGTTGGGGCAGAACCCGTCTACGAGTGCCCAGGGCACCACCCCGGGTAGCTTCGCCAACCCGCCGGAAATCGGCGGTGTCCGCGCCTTCAGCTCGCCGGATACTCCCGGCATGCCCGAGCCCTCGGACAAGACGGCCTGGGATTTCATGCCGTCGGGCTGGGTGCGGAATCCGGATACGGGCTTTGCGGTTGCGCCGGAAGGTTTCGAACCCATCACGCAACTGGAGCACGCTCGGCTCGGCAACGTCACCCCTGAAATGCGGCGGGTCGCCGAACGCGAACCTCACCTCACACCGGAATCGGTACGCGACGAAGTGGCGGCCGGCCGCATGGTCATCCCGGCCAACCGAATCCACCTCCAGCACAAGCTCGACCCGATGGCGATCGGACGTGCCAGCCAGACGAAGGTCAACGCGAACATGGGCGCCTCACCCATCTCGAGCGACACCAGCGAAGAAGTCGAGAAGCTGCATTGGGCCGAGCGCTGGCAAGCCGACACGGTGATGGATCTCTCGACGGGCGGTGACCTCGACAAGACCCGCGTGGCCATCATCCAGAATTCCACGGTGCCGATCGGTACGGTCCCCATCTACTCGATGATTCTTGGTCGCCGGATCGAAGATCTGGACGACGCCACCATCCTCGAGCAACTCGAGCACCAGGCAAAGCAGGGCGTCGATTACTTCACCATCCACGCGGGCGTGCTGCAGGAGCACCTCCCTTGGGTGCAGAAGCGATTGATCGGCATCGTTTCCCGGGGCGGCTCGTTGCTGGCGAAGTGGATGATCCACCACGGCAAGCAGAACCCCATGAATACGCTCTGGGACGAGATCTGCGGCGTGCTGAGACGCTATGACGTGACCTTCTCGATCGGCGACGGCTTGCGCCCGGGCGGGCTCGCCGATGCCAGCGATGCGGCCCAGCTAGGCGAGCTGGAGGCCATGGGCGAGCTGACCGAGCGTGCCTGGCGGAACGGCTGCCAGGTGATGATCGAAGGGCCCGGCCATATGCCCTTCGATCAGATCGAATTCAACATGAAGCTGCAGCGCAGGCTCTGTCATGGTGCACCCTTCTACGTACTGGGCCCTCTCGTCACCGATATCTTCCCGGGTTACGACCACATCACGAGCTCGATCGGCGCTACGGCCGCCGCCTACCATGGTGCCTCGATGCTTTGTTATGTGACACCGAAGGAGCATCTTGGACTCCCCAAGCGCGACGACGTGAAGCAGGGCTGCATCGCCTACAAGATCGCTGCGCATGCTGCGGATATCGCCCTCGGCATTCCGGGAACCCGGGATCGCGACGACGAACTGACCAAGGCCCGCGCCGCGCTGAATTGGCAAAAGCATTTCGAGCTTTCCTTCGATCCGGATACGGCCCGTGCGTATCACGATGAAGATCTCGATGTGGATACCGACTTCTGTGCGATGTGCGGCCACGATTGGTGCTCCGTGCGGATCAGCAAGGAGATCATCCAGTTCGTGAGTGGCAAGGAAGAGAGCTACGCCTGGAACGAGCCGAAGATCAGCCAGGCGCTCTCCGCCGAACAGAAGGAGATCCTGGAGAAACGCGGCGTGCTCTCCCCGGAGGAGCTGCACCGACTGGCCTCGAAGACCC from bacterium carries:
- the thiC gene encoding phosphomethylpyrimidine synthase ThiC, producing the protein MTQLEHARLGNVTPEMRRVAEREPHLTPESVRDEVAAGRMVIPANRIHLQHKLDPMAIGRASQTKVNANMGASPISSDTSEEVEKLHWAERWQADTVMDLSTGGDLDKTRVAIIQNSTVPIGTVPIYSMILGRRIEDLDDATILEQLEHQAKQGVDYFTIHAGVLQEHLPWVQKRLIGIVSRGGSLLAKWMIHHGKQNPMNTLWDEICGVLRRYDVTFSIGDGLRPGGLADASDAAQLGELEAMGELTERAWRNGCQVMIEGPGHMPFDQIEFNMKLQRRLCHGAPFYVLGPLVTDIFPGYDHITSSIGATAAAYHGASMLCYVTPKEHLGLPKRDDVKQGCIAYKIAAHAADIALGIPGTRDRDDELTKARAALNWQKHFELSFDPDTARAYHDEDLDVDTDFCAMCGHDWCSVRISKEIIQFVSGKEESYAWNEPKISQALSAEQKEILEKRGVLSPEELHRLASKTRTSMSAESGKAACHSDVASNDEAKELQGAPGK
- a CDS encoding FMN-binding glutamate synthase family protein — protein: MPILTALLIGCVAIGWGLDVFAARVATAPVAVLVLLGLHDLVQHKHSILRNFPVLGHLRFLLEDVGPELRQYVVEHNTEGRPFNRDQRSLVYQRSKGLLDKKPFGTELDVYLPGHHWLTHSLETKPSLADPARKLRIDVGGPDCSQPYSSSFFNISAMSFGSLSASAIQALNEGARRGGFAHNTGEGGISRHHQKPGGDLIWQVGTGYFGCRNADGGFDPDRFRQEASHERVRMIELKLSQGAKPGHGGILPGEKVTPEIAEARGVELGTDCISPPRHPTFDGPTGLLEFLSELRILAGGKPVGFKLAIGRPIEFVSICRAIHETGLVPDFITVDGGEGGTGAAPIEFSDRMGMPLLEAIVLVNNALVGIGVREKIRVFASGKRVTSIALAHAAALGADAVNSARGFMLALGCIQAQRCHTNRCPVGVATQDRRLAHALHVDDKAKRVERFHATTLEALAEVVGAAGLSHPSELSPADIYQRVSPWEIRPLSALYPVLSPGALIDGTAQGFLREAWNASSASSFR